TCCGGCGAAACTTCGAATTCGAAGTCCCGCTCTGGAGCGCTCAAAGTTTTGTTGAAGATTTTAGTGGCCGTTGGGTTGATCGTCTGGATCATTCGCCGCGGCGGACTTGACGTTGAGGCGCTCAAAATCGTGCTCGAGCCAAAAGCGTTTTTGATCCTGGGCTCGCTCGCGTTTGCGCAAATCCTCGTCAACAATGCACGCTGGCTTTTTCTGTTGCGTGGCCAAGGCTTCAACACCACCACAGCGAAGACCTTACCGCTGACGTTGATGGGTTTGTTTTTCAACTACGCGATGCCGGGAAGTGTCGGCGGCGATATTATCAAAGGCTATTACTTGGCCCAAGACCACCCAGAGCAAAAGCTCGCCGCGGGTGTCAGCGTCTTCATGGATCGCCTGATCGGATTTTTCGTCATGGTTCTTTCTGGATCACTTGCGATTTTGATGTTTCGTGACCGCCTCGATCACGATGCTCGACTGGTGGCGATCGGATCGGGCACTTTGCTCGTGACGCTAGCATTTATTTTGATCCTTGCGTTTTCGCTTTCG
The nucleotide sequence above comes from Deltaproteobacteria bacterium. Encoded proteins:
- a CDS encoding flippase-like domain-containing protein; amino-acid sequence: MGNSENGIPGDANAQSKSGETSNSKSRSGALKVLLKILVAVGLIVWIIRRGGLDVEALKIVLEPKAFLILGSLAFAQILVNNARWLFLLRGQGFNTTTAKTLPLTLMGLFFNYAMPGSVGGDIIKGYYLAQDHPEQKLAAGVSVFMDRLIGFFVMVLSGSLAILMFRDRLDHDARLVAIGSGTLLVTLAFILILAFSLSRRLQRPLRWIAKWLERLPGHGILEDIYRAMHSYRYRTRELMFALLFSVANQLFLIAFFFFAAGLLGEGHIPFSIFWFCIPIGLVAQAVPVSPAGVGVGQAVFYFLFEAALGQPTQVGTVGITLIQMFQFLFGIVGAFFYLQRGRLKAAELSSEVSDARAN